Proteins encoded in a region of the Odocoileus virginianus isolate 20LAN1187 ecotype Illinois chromosome 9, Ovbor_1.2, whole genome shotgun sequence genome:
- the LOC110140337 gene encoding SOSS complex subunit B2-like has protein sequence MWKGCLTLYTGRGGELQKIGEFCMVYSELPNFSEPNPDYRGQQNKGAHNEQKNNSMNNSNNVGTGTFGPVGNGVQTGPEARGCQFSYAGRSNGRGPINPQLPGTANNQTVMTTISNGRDPRRAFKR, from the coding sequence ATGTGGAAAGGATGTTTGACACTTTATACTGGAAGGGGTGGAGAACTTCAGAAAATTGGGGAATTTTGTATGGTTTATTCAGAATTGCCAAATTTTAGTGAACCTAACCCAGATTATCGAGGACAACAGAACAAAGGGGCACACAATGAACAGAAGAATAATTCCATGAATAATAGTAACAATGTGGGTACAGGTACATTTGGACCAGTGGGAAATGGCGTTCAGACTGGCCCAGAAGCGAGGGGATGCCAATTTTCATATGCTGGTAGAAGCAATGGCCGGGGACCTATAAATCCACAGCTACCAGGAACAGCTAATAATCAAACAGTCATGACCACAATAAGTAATGGCAGGGACCCCCGGAGAGCCTTTAAAAGATGA